A genomic stretch from bacterium includes:
- a CDS encoding molybdopterin cofactor-binding domain-containing protein, with translation MRRPWALSRRRFLKTSGAIVVAFAMPPAVLGSHPDAAGAAPARNASADPAQLDSWLAIAGNGSVTVLTGKVELGMGVSTAFAQIVAEELDVPVRAVSVVMGDTARTPDQGGVGGSTSISIGAKPVRQAAAEARRVLLDLASARLGAPAAQLSVRDGVVRRVDDPTRTASYGELIGGRHFDVALTAGGGSYTLGVTGSARPKSPDQYTIVGTSVPRIDIPDKATGRFTYVVDVRVPGMVHGRVIRPPVPGATLLRAEDAPGVPGLIKVVTRGNFAGVVAETEWGAIQAARTLTLKWSITTATWPAMADLYAAMWAMPARTRRVMAQVGDVDGALASAGRTIQARYEWPFQAHAMMGPGCAVAEVRDRGATVWSSTQHPHQLQRGIAELLGFPADAVHVIWVEGAGSYGRSGAEDVAGDAALLSQAVGRPVRVQWMRADDTAWDPKGPPVVMAVRAGLDERGTIVAWDYLARAFSGSGIPPSPATAGNLLAGQLTGRSAAGVDVPTTVQENYAFAAKRKVGEIVPWPQDGSPLRTSNLRAPSQPATTFGGESFVDEIAAAVGVDPLEFRLRYLRNPRDLAVVRAAAQRAGWTSRPSPQSGISRSGLATGRGIAYAPRGNTLVATVAEVEVNQATGQVHVTRLVIAHDCGLIINPDGLLGTIEANAVQSTSRSLKEEVHWGPSGVTSVDWVTYPILRAPEIPDHIEVVLINRPDLPPFGAGEPASVTTAPAIANAIFDATGARLRTVPFTPARVKTALQHRA, from the coding sequence ATGCGGCGCCCATGGGCTCTCTCTCGACGCCGGTTCCTCAAGACCTCAGGTGCGATCGTCGTCGCCTTCGCGATGCCGCCGGCGGTCCTTGGCTCGCACCCGGACGCCGCCGGGGCCGCGCCGGCTCGAAACGCCTCGGCGGACCCGGCACAGTTGGATTCGTGGTTGGCGATCGCTGGGAACGGCAGCGTCACGGTGCTCACAGGCAAGGTCGAGCTCGGGATGGGCGTGTCGACAGCCTTTGCGCAGATCGTGGCCGAGGAACTCGACGTCCCCGTCCGGGCGGTTTCGGTCGTGATGGGAGACACCGCGAGGACACCCGATCAGGGGGGCGTAGGCGGAAGTACGTCGATCTCGATCGGCGCCAAGCCGGTCCGGCAGGCGGCCGCGGAGGCCCGGCGGGTGTTGTTGGACCTTGCGTCGGCCCGCCTCGGGGCGCCGGCCGCCCAGCTCTCCGTCCGCGATGGCGTCGTACGGCGGGTGGACGACCCGACCCGCACCGCGTCGTACGGGGAGCTGATCGGTGGACGACACTTTGATGTCGCGCTCACAGCCGGCGGTGGAAGCTACACGCTCGGTGTGACGGGGAGCGCCCGGCCGAAATCTCCGGACCAGTACACGATCGTCGGCACCTCGGTGCCGCGCATTGACATCCCTGACAAGGCGACCGGCCGGTTTACGTATGTGGTCGACGTGCGTGTCCCCGGTATGGTGCACGGCCGGGTCATCCGTCCTCCGGTCCCCGGGGCAACACTGCTCCGCGCCGAAGACGCGCCAGGCGTGCCGGGGTTGATCAAGGTCGTGACGAGAGGAAACTTCGCCGGGGTCGTGGCCGAAACCGAGTGGGGCGCGATTCAGGCGGCGCGAACGCTTACCCTGAAGTGGTCCATCACGACCGCGACCTGGCCAGCCATGGCCGACCTGTACGCTGCGATGTGGGCCATGCCCGCCCGCACACGCCGGGTGATGGCACAGGTCGGCGATGTGGACGGGGCCTTGGCGTCGGCGGGTCGCACGATTCAGGCCCGCTACGAGTGGCCCTTCCAAGCGCACGCGATGATGGGCCCCGGTTGCGCGGTGGCCGAGGTTCGTGATCGAGGGGCCACGGTTTGGTCAAGTACGCAGCATCCGCACCAACTCCAGCGGGGGATAGCCGAACTACTCGGCTTCCCGGCCGACGCCGTGCATGTGATCTGGGTGGAAGGCGCCGGCTCGTACGGCCGCTCCGGGGCCGAAGACGTGGCGGGTGACGCCGCCCTGCTGTCGCAGGCCGTGGGCCGGCCGGTGCGCGTGCAGTGGATGCGAGCAGACGACACCGCGTGGGACCCCAAGGGACCGCCGGTCGTCATGGCGGTCCGCGCGGGCTTGGACGAGCGAGGGACCATCGTCGCCTGGGACTACCTGGCGCGCGCGTTCTCCGGCAGCGGGATTCCGCCGAGCCCGGCCACCGCGGGGAACCTGCTCGCGGGTCAGTTGACGGGACGGTCGGCGGCAGGCGTCGACGTCCCCACGACCGTGCAAGAAAATTACGCGTTCGCGGCCAAACGCAAAGTCGGCGAGATCGTCCCCTGGCCCCAAGACGGCTCGCCGCTGCGCACGTCCAACCTGCGGGCTCCCAGCCAGCCGGCCACCACGTTTGGCGGGGAGTCGTTCGTGGACGAGATCGCGGCCGCCGTCGGGGTCGATCCGCTGGAGTTCCGCCTGCGCTATCTCCGGAACCCGCGCGACCTCGCGGTGGTGCGAGCGGCCGCCCAGCGTGCCGGGTGGACCTCGCGACCGTCGCCGCAATCGGGCATCTCGCGCTCGGGCCTGGCCACGGGCCGCGGCATCGCCTACGCGCCGCGCGGCAACACCTTGGTTGCGACCGTCGCCGAGGTGGAGGTCAACCAGGCGACCGGACAGGTCCACGTGACTCGCCTGGTGATCGCCCACGACTGCGGGTTGATCATCAACCCGGATGGCCTCCTCGGGACGATTGAGGCAAACGCGGTGCAGTCGACGAGCCGGTCCCTCAAGGAGGAGGTACACTGGGGTCCGTCCGGCGTGACCAGCGTGGATTGGGTCACGTACCCGATTCTTCGGGCGCCGGAGATCCCCGATCACATCGAGGTCGTCCTGATCAACCGCCCGGATCTGCCGCCGTTTGGAGCCGGGGAACCTGCGTCGGTGACGACGGCGCCGGCCATTGCCAACGCGATCTTCGACGCGACGGGCGCGCGGTTACGCACCGTCCCGTTCACGCCTGCGCGGGTCAAGACCGCGCTTCAACACCGCGCCTAG
- a CDS encoding aldose 1-epimerase family protein: MRLPTGRQYRNRFDRHAAVAVELGGGLRKYSADGRSILDGYAEHDVVTGSRGLPLLPWPNRIRDGRYRFDGEEHQLPINRVSEHSAIHGLTAWVPWCAIAHTASRVVLGTTIYPQPGYPFMLTLQVSYELSAAGLSAETTARNDGASARPYGAGHHPYLAGRCGGVNEATLLVPATRRLLIGPPGLPTGDTEAVDRTAYDLRRSRLIGDLQLDDCYFGLGCDADGRARIRFEDTVLWVDEGYTHVMLFTGDPLPDPAERRRGLAVEPMTCPPDAFRTGTGVRVLRPGESVATRWGLTASPSGIR; encoded by the coding sequence ATGCGGCTTCCCACCGGACGGCAGTACCGCAACCGGTTTGACCGCCACGCAGCCGTGGCCGTCGAGCTCGGCGGCGGACTGCGGAAGTACAGCGCCGACGGGCGTTCCATCCTCGATGGATATGCCGAGCACGACGTCGTCACCGGGAGCCGGGGTCTGCCGCTGCTGCCTTGGCCGAACCGCATCCGGGACGGCCGCTACCGGTTCGATGGGGAGGAGCATCAGCTCCCGATCAATCGCGTGAGCGAGCACAGTGCGATCCACGGGCTCACCGCCTGGGTCCCGTGGTGTGCGATCGCGCACACCGCGTCGCGGGTGGTTCTCGGCACGACGATCTATCCCCAGCCGGGATATCCCTTTATGTTGACGCTCCAAGTCTCCTACGAGCTGTCCGCCGCGGGGCTCTCGGCAGAGACGACCGCCCGAAACGACGGCGCGAGCGCGCGGCCCTATGGGGCGGGGCACCATCCCTACCTGGCGGGCCGCTGCGGTGGGGTGAACGAGGCGACCCTGCTCGTGCCGGCGACGCGGCGGCTGCTGATCGGCCCGCCTGGGCTGCCGACGGGGGACACCGAGGCCGTCGACCGCACCGCGTATGACTTGCGCCGCTCGCGTCTGATCGGCGATCTGCAGCTCGATGACTGCTACTTCGGCCTGGGGTGCGACGCGGATGGACGGGCGCGCATCCGTTTCGAGGACACCGTCCTGTGGGTCGACGAGGGGTATACTCACGTGATGCTCTTCACGGGCGATCCGCTCCCCGACCCGGCCGAGCGCCGGCGGGGCCTCGCCGTCGAGCCGATGACGTGCCCGCCTGACGCGTTTCGGACCGGGACCGGAGTGCGTGTACTGCGCCCCGGCGAGTCGGTGGCGACTCGCTGGGGACTCACGGCCAGCCCCTCCGGCATCCGCTAG
- a CDS encoding aldo/keto reductase has protein sequence MEQRLLGKTGLRVSALGFGAGAVGGLLVRGERADQTRAVARALDAGITYFDTAPSYGDGRSEENLGAILGELRAWRRVAVGTKVRLQPADLADPAAAIRRSCEASLRRLGCDAVDLLQLHNPIASSAADNTVTGSSRPVPLDVVTGAVAEGMRDVVAQGLARHAGCTGLGDARALHALVASGAFATVQTYFNAINPSAGVAGAAGGEQDFAGLIGAAATAGLGVVAIRVMAAGALLARPQRHRNAGDPGALLVDGARYNRDLERAREIQAIAAELTYDGPLELALRFVLAAPGISTALVGFSSPEQLDDALRWTRRGPLPRAAIDRVVDLARRP, from the coding sequence ATGGAACAGCGCCTGCTCGGAAAGACAGGCCTCCGCGTCTCCGCCCTCGGCTTCGGTGCCGGCGCAGTCGGAGGCCTGTTGGTGCGCGGCGAACGCGCAGACCAGACGCGGGCCGTCGCGCGAGCGCTCGATGCGGGCATCACGTACTTCGATACGGCGCCGAGCTACGGCGACGGACGCTCGGAGGAGAATCTCGGCGCGATCCTCGGCGAACTACGCGCGTGGCGCCGCGTCGCGGTCGGCACAAAAGTCCGCCTGCAGCCGGCTGACCTCGCCGATCCGGCTGCGGCCATCAGGCGCTCGTGCGAGGCCAGTCTGCGCAGGCTGGGGTGCGATGCCGTCGACCTGCTGCAGCTTCACAATCCCATCGCCAGCAGCGCCGCCGACAACACGGTCACCGGCAGCAGCCGCCCGGTTCCGCTGGACGTGGTCACCGGTGCCGTTGCCGAGGGGATGCGCGACGTTGTGGCACAGGGGCTCGCCCGACACGCGGGTTGCACTGGCCTCGGCGACGCGCGCGCCCTGCACGCGCTCGTCGCGAGCGGCGCGTTCGCCACCGTTCAGACCTACTTCAACGCGATCAACCCGAGCGCCGGCGTCGCGGGCGCCGCCGGCGGCGAGCAGGACTTCGCGGGACTGATCGGCGCCGCCGCGACCGCGGGCCTCGGGGTCGTTGCGATCCGCGTCATGGCCGCAGGCGCCCTGCTCGCGCGGCCGCAGCGACACCGAAACGCCGGGGATCCCGGCGCGCTGCTGGTCGACGGCGCGCGGTACAACCGCGACCTCGAACGTGCCCGCGAGATACAAGCGATCGCCGCTGAGCTCACCTACGACGGCCCGCTCGAACTCGCGCTGCGATTCGTCCTCGCCGCACCCGGGATCTCGACGGCGTTGGTGGGGTTCTCGAGCCCCGAACAGCTCGACGACGCGCTGCGCTGGACCCGCCGTGGTCCTCTTCCTCGGGCCGCGATCGACCGTGTTGTAGATCTGGCCCGCCGCCCGTGA
- a CDS encoding nitroreductase family protein, producing MDVFDAVRTVLAVRAYQDRPVPPEIVRQIVEAGRLTASSMNGQPWHFIVVEDREVLRQLGALARSGPYVAQTPLAIVVAIEKTRFAVSDGSRAIQSMVLTAWAAGVGSNWVGFLGLTEVKPLLGIPDALDVLAIVPFGYPAQRRGLGKKQRKPLSEVAHRGRFEQPFV from the coding sequence ATGGACGTCTTTGACGCGGTTCGCACCGTGCTGGCCGTGCGTGCCTACCAAGACCGGCCGGTGCCGCCGGAGATCGTCCGGCAGATCGTCGAAGCCGGGCGGCTGACGGCGAGCAGCATGAACGGGCAGCCCTGGCACTTCATCGTCGTCGAGGACCGGGAGGTGCTCCGCCAGTTGGGCGCATTGGCGCGAAGCGGGCCGTACGTCGCACAGACGCCGCTCGCGATTGTCGTGGCGATCGAGAAGACGAGATTCGCGGTCTCGGACGGGAGCCGCGCGATTCAATCGATGGTCCTCACGGCATGGGCGGCGGGGGTCGGTTCCAACTGGGTGGGCTTTCTGGGGTTGACCGAGGTGAAGCCGCTCCTCGGCATCCCCGATGCCCTGGACGTGTTGGCGATCGTTCCGTTTGGCTACCCGGCGCAGCGCCGCGGTCTGGGCAAGAAGCAGCGCAAGCCGCTCTCGGAGGTCGCGCATCGCGGGCGCTTCGAGCAGCCCTTCGTCTAG
- a CDS encoding thiamine pyrophosphate-dependent enzyme: MLRIDALRAVYPRLERCVVVTIMGAVSAELQSLGHRPGFFYLLHAMGLASSMGLGIALARPELQVVVLDGDGSILMNLGALTTLARYRPRNLVHVVFDNESLLSVGGFPTATATGSDIAGIAAAAGVPRTSTVHTVAEFTAAFDDALRANALTTLVAKVEATGPPVYLTDLSMLENRFQFQRQLRSWRAPKE, translated from the coding sequence ATGCTCCGGATCGACGCGTTGCGGGCGGTCTATCCGAGGCTGGAACGGTGTGTCGTGGTCACGATCATGGGAGCCGTGTCGGCGGAGCTGCAGTCGCTCGGACATCGGCCGGGGTTCTTCTACCTGCTGCACGCGATGGGGCTCGCCTCCTCCATGGGGTTGGGGATCGCACTCGCGCGTCCGGAGTTGCAGGTGGTCGTGCTGGACGGGGATGGGTCGATCTTGATGAACCTGGGCGCCCTGACCACCTTGGCGCGCTATCGTCCGCGCAACCTCGTGCACGTCGTGTTTGACAACGAGAGTCTCCTTTCCGTGGGCGGGTTTCCCACGGCGACCGCGACCGGGAGCGACATCGCCGGAATCGCCGCCGCCGCCGGTGTGCCGCGCACGTCGACGGTGCACACCGTCGCGGAGTTCACGGCTGCGTTCGATGACGCGCTTCGGGCGAATGCCTTGACGACCCTTGTGGCGAAAGTGGAGGCCACGGGCCCGCCGGTCTACTTGACCGACCTCTCCATGCTGGAGAACCGCTTTCAATTCCAGCGACAGCTACGTAGTTGGCGCGCCCCGAAGGAATGA
- a CDS encoding (2Fe-2S)-binding protein: protein MPSGARRLAVNGTVHSVRLPPDTPLLYVLRDELHLHGPRFGCGLGQCGACTVLLDGTAVRSCTLPVSAVGDLPVTTLEGLGTPDRPHAVQQAFIEEQAVQCGYCINGWIMTTVSLLAKTPNPSDPQIRSALSGLICRCGAHMRIFRAVRRAAQQRS, encoded by the coding sequence ATCCCCTCGGGCGCTCGCCGTCTCGCCGTCAACGGAACCGTCCACAGCGTTCGCCTCCCGCCGGATACCCCGCTGCTGTATGTCCTCCGAGACGAATTGCATCTGCACGGACCGCGCTTCGGCTGCGGGCTCGGTCAGTGCGGGGCGTGTACGGTCCTGCTCGACGGCACCGCGGTGCGGTCATGTACCCTCCCCGTTTCCGCCGTCGGCGACCTGCCGGTCACGACCCTGGAGGGCCTGGGTACCCCCGATCGGCCGCATGCGGTGCAGCAGGCGTTCATCGAGGAACAGGCGGTGCAGTGCGGGTACTGCATCAACGGCTGGATCATGACGACGGTGTCGCTCCTGGCGAAGACGCCCAATCCGAGCGACCCCCAGATTCGGTCCGCCTTGTCGGGCTTGATCTGCCGCTGCGGCGCGCACATGCGGATCTTCAGGGCGGTCAGACGCGCCGCTCAACAGCGGAGCTGA
- a CDS encoding PAS domain S-box protein: MKTPSTDDEHNPRTPLSMLIVGDRPTDSALVVDKLRQHGFDVEWHRVEHESDYLARLSPELDVIVVDDGLLQVDARRAIALAKDRNLDVPIVVAVAALGDEAEALVSRWGATDCVVKPHLPLLAHVVERARTHRRLRHEQTQLRRRLDAFVENSYDALALIGDDLRVRYASPSIRRVMGIELNDFVGHEILEFVHADDHEQVRRAYDALRRDPTRTQASLIRHRHGDGSWRLVEITRRNLLAEPSVRAIVVNFRDVTERETAQNALQQSASRYRGLFERVPIGLYLTRTNGTFVDANPAFLEMLGYPDRATLRGINATSLYVDPGARERLTEALERDGVVTGWESALRRRDGTILWGRANVRAVHDPTGEGDGLEGAIIDITDQRAAETALRDNEQRFRALIEHGFDIILLLDRRGIIQYASPSAERVLGYEPDALLGRDRLELVHPDDRAELRHRFASLVEHPDGQAFTQARLRHRDGTWRWTESVATNLLHDSSVQAVVANYRDITVRKLAEEENQRRAAHLETINAIVAAAVSARDLGQLLEHTVDLTLHALGHTMGGIWIGTEHRGSGMSADVGPSILRAAASLGQVLDASEAVADARAPDAHGLASVMKGLGILAWIAAPIRAGGRAIGGIAVASPVPCAWRPDETALVETVGRQIGEAAERLDLLQRAERRTAELLAVTDLGRRLREAASVTDMYPIIVEHAMQVLASEHGALALLNEDEESFTRVYARGVSTEPPGSTFPAAGSRSMEVVRTGIPRVAKDIGEEQRPPWMDHFSYRDFGPYLVVAVRSEAESIGTLTLLRRKTGQDRSFSEDDVRVLMGIAEIAGSAIRRGRLQQSLEQSYIEMVLALARAVDARDSYTGDHSERIAARAVATARALGCTDDETQTIHWAALLHDIGKLSVPDQILKKPSPLTAAEWDVMREHPTIGEQILRPIERMHGVAAIIRHHHERWDGTGYPDRLQGDEIPLGARILAVADAYSAIIDTRAYDAGRPKNEAIAEIRQCASTQFDPAVADVFCRVIEHADAAIVPVAEMASAGNESIRSLASAVVQPFQQNRHLRRAAPAVADVAQRLLRPLDLTAVLEAILSQIQSVFGYPICGVLLLDERTRELRVAAQRGFDPDVVTGLRLRVGEQGIAGWVAQRGRSYYAPDVTLDSLYVAGSSSARSNVAFPLMVDDRTIGVLDVESPSVDAFPKETREFLATFAVLAALAILRAQRDENLSELARTDGLTGLANHRAILQDLEREIVRARRSGHPVSVALVEIDGFKRLNDKFGHLQGDLVLREVADVLRRHSRAGDLVGRFGGDEFVLVLPQATKNVAAQIVERVRGHVEEIRVPGNERTLSVSIGLAAHPADGDDPDGLLESADHAMYQAKRNGGNRVCVA; encoded by the coding sequence GTGAAGACTCCTTCGACCGACGACGAGCACAACCCGCGGACACCGCTCTCCATGCTCATCGTCGGAGACCGCCCAACCGACAGTGCCCTGGTGGTCGACAAACTTCGCCAGCACGGGTTCGACGTCGAGTGGCACCGCGTGGAGCACGAGTCGGACTACCTGGCACGCCTCAGCCCTGAACTGGATGTCATCGTGGTCGACGACGGCCTGCTGCAGGTGGACGCCCGCCGCGCGATCGCGCTGGCGAAGGACCGCAACCTCGATGTGCCGATCGTCGTGGCCGTGGCGGCGCTCGGAGACGAAGCCGAGGCGTTGGTGAGCCGGTGGGGCGCCACCGATTGCGTGGTCAAGCCACACCTGCCGCTGCTTGCGCACGTGGTGGAACGAGCGCGGACCCACCGACGCCTGCGACACGAACAGACGCAACTCCGCCGACGCTTGGACGCGTTCGTCGAAAATAGCTACGACGCCCTCGCGTTGATCGGTGACGATCTGAGAGTTCGGTACGCGAGCCCCTCGATTCGCCGCGTCATGGGCATCGAACTCAACGATTTCGTCGGACACGAAATTCTGGAGTTCGTGCACGCCGATGACCACGAGCAGGTCCGCCGCGCCTACGACGCGCTCCGCCGCGATCCGACCCGCACGCAGGCGTCGCTCATCAGGCACCGACACGGAGATGGGTCCTGGCGCTTGGTGGAGATCACCCGCCGCAACCTCCTCGCCGAACCCAGCGTGCGCGCCATCGTGGTCAACTTCCGGGACGTGACGGAGCGCGAAACGGCGCAGAACGCGCTGCAACAAAGCGCATCGCGGTATCGAGGTTTGTTCGAGAGGGTGCCCATCGGACTGTACCTGACCCGCACCAACGGGACGTTCGTGGACGCCAATCCAGCGTTCCTCGAGATGCTCGGGTATCCGGACCGCGCCACCCTTCGAGGAATCAACGCGACCTCGCTGTACGTCGACCCGGGCGCCCGCGAGCGGCTCACCGAGGCGCTCGAACGCGACGGTGTCGTGACGGGGTGGGAAAGCGCGCTCCGTCGGCGGGACGGCACGATCCTCTGGGGACGAGCGAACGTGCGCGCCGTTCACGACCCGACCGGCGAGGGGGACGGCCTCGAAGGCGCCATCATCGATATCACCGACCAACGCGCCGCCGAGACCGCCCTGCGGGACAACGAGCAGCGTTTCCGCGCATTGATCGAACACGGTTTTGATATCATCCTGCTCCTCGACCGACGCGGCATCATCCAGTACGCCAGCCCCTCCGCCGAGCGCGTCCTCGGCTACGAGCCCGACGCTCTCCTCGGCCGCGACCGCCTCGAGCTCGTCCACCCCGACGACCGCGCCGAACTGCGGCATCGGTTTGCGAGCCTGGTCGAGCACCCGGACGGGCAGGCGTTCACGCAAGCTCGGCTGCGGCACCGGGACGGCACGTGGCGCTGGACGGAGTCGGTGGCGACCAACCTGCTTCATGATTCCAGTGTGCAGGCCGTGGTGGCGAACTACCGCGACATCACCGTGCGAAAGTTGGCAGAGGAAGAGAACCAGCGACGTGCGGCACACCTCGAGACGATCAACGCGATCGTGGCGGCCGCCGTGTCGGCGCGCGACCTGGGGCAACTGCTGGAGCACACGGTCGACCTGACGCTCCACGCGCTGGGGCATACGATGGGGGGCATCTGGATCGGGACGGAACATCGGGGCAGCGGCATGTCGGCGGACGTGGGCCCGTCGATCCTGCGGGCGGCGGCGTCGCTGGGGCAGGTCCTTGACGCCTCGGAGGCCGTCGCGGACGCGCGTGCGCCCGACGCGCACGGGTTGGCATCCGTAATGAAGGGCCTCGGCATTCTCGCCTGGATCGCCGCGCCTATCCGGGCCGGGGGACGCGCGATCGGGGGCATCGCCGTGGCGTCACCGGTGCCGTGCGCGTGGCGCCCGGACGAGACTGCGCTCGTGGAGACCGTGGGACGGCAGATCGGCGAGGCGGCCGAGCGGCTGGATCTGTTGCAACGCGCCGAACGGCGCACGGCGGAGTTGTTGGCGGTCACAGACCTCGGCCGCCGGCTCCGCGAGGCGGCAAGTGTGACCGACATGTACCCCATCATCGTCGAACACGCCATGCAGGTGCTCGCGAGTGAACACGGAGCCCTCGCGCTCTTGAACGAAGACGAAGAGTCCTTCACGCGGGTGTACGCGAGGGGGGTCTCAACGGAACCGCCCGGATCGACGTTCCCCGCGGCCGGCAGTCGATCGATGGAGGTTGTGCGAACGGGCATCCCGCGTGTGGCCAAAGATATCGGCGAGGAGCAGCGTCCGCCGTGGATGGATCACTTCAGCTACCGAGACTTCGGCCCGTACCTCGTGGTGGCGGTGCGATCCGAAGCGGAGAGCATCGGGACCCTCACGCTGCTCCGACGGAAGACCGGCCAGGATCGATCGTTCAGCGAGGACGACGTGCGCGTGCTGATGGGGATTGCCGAAATCGCCGGCTCGGCCATCCGGCGAGGACGCCTGCAACAAAGCCTGGAGCAATCGTACATCGAGATGGTGCTCGCGCTAGCCCGGGCCGTGGACGCCCGGGACAGCTACACCGGCGACCACAGCGAGCGCATCGCCGCACGAGCCGTCGCAACGGCGCGAGCGCTCGGATGCACCGACGATGAGACACAGACCATCCATTGGGCCGCGTTGCTGCATGACATCGGCAAGCTCAGCGTGCCCGATCAGATCCTCAAGAAGCCCAGCCCGCTCACGGCGGCCGAGTGGGATGTCATGCGCGAGCATCCCACGATCGGCGAACAGATCTTGCGGCCGATCGAACGGATGCATGGGGTCGCCGCGATCATTCGCCACCACCACGAACGATGGGATGGTACGGGCTATCCCGACCGTCTGCAGGGCGACGAGATCCCGCTCGGGGCCCGTATTCTCGCGGTGGCCGACGCCTACAGCGCCATCATCGATACTCGAGCGTACGACGCGGGCAGGCCCAAGAACGAGGCGATCGCGGAGATCCGCCAGTGCGCCAGCACGCAGTTCGATCCCGCCGTCGCCGACGTCTTCTGCCGTGTGATCGAGCACGCCGACGCGGCGATCGTCCCGGTCGCGGAGATGGCCTCTGCGGGCAATGAGTCCATCCGATCACTGGCCTCGGCGGTGGTACAGCCGTTTCAGCAAAACCGGCACCTCCGCCGCGCCGCCCCGGCGGTGGCGGACGTGGCACAACGACTCCTGCGGCCCCTCGATCTCACGGCCGTGCTCGAGGCGATCCTGAGCCAGATCCAGAGTGTGTTCGGGTATCCGATCTGCGGCGTGCTTCTGCTGGATGAGCGGACCCGAGAGCTGCGCGTGGCCGCCCAGCGCGGGTTCGATCCCGATGTCGTGACCGGACTGCGGCTCCGGGTCGGCGAGCAAGGGATCGCCGGCTGGGTCGCGCAGCGGGGACGGTCCTACTACGCGCCTGACGTTACCCTGGATTCTCTGTACGTCGCGGGGTCATCGTCCGCGCGGTCGAACGTCGCGTTTCCGCTGATGGTCGACGACCGGACAATCGGTGTCCTGGACGTCGAGAGCCCGAGCGTCGACGCGTTCCCGAAGGAAACCCGCGAATTCCTCGCGACGTTCGCGGTCCTCGCCGCGCTTGCCATTCTCCGCGCCCAACGGGACGAGAATCTCAGCGAGCTCGCGCGCACCGACGGGTTGACCGGCCTCGCGAACCATCGGGCGATCCTGCAGGATCTCGAGCGCGAGATCGTACGCGCCCGCCGCAGCGGCCACCCCGTGTCGGTGGCGCTCGTAGAGATCGATGGGTTCAAGCGGCTCAACGACAAGTTCGGTCACCTGCAGGGCGATCTGGTGCTGCGGGAGGTGGCCGACGTGCTCCGCCGGCATTCTCGCGCCGGCGATCTCGTCGGGCGGTTCGGCGGCGACGAGTTCGTGCTGGTGCTGCCCCAGGCGACAAAGAACGTGGCCGCACAGATCGTGGAGCGAGTGCGGGGGCACGTCGAGGAGATCCGCGTCCCGGGCAACGAGCGCACGTTGAGCGTCAGCATCGGACTGGCCGCCCATCCCGCCGACGGCGACGATCCGGACGGTCTTCTGGAATCGGCAGATCACGCCATGTATCAGGCGAAGCGCAACGGCGGCAACCGCGTGTGCGTAGCCTAA
- a CDS encoding cyclase family protein, whose amino-acid sequence MASVLGQLVEELRAQRVKVVDLTQPLEPGTPVIGLPPMFGPSPPFSMDAISRYDDRGPAWYWNTVHLGEHTGTHFDAPIHWVTGKDLPNNACDTIPARNFVGPAVVIDVTVEVERNQDYLVMPAHIAAWEARYGRIPAASWVLLYTAWSKRRDPKKFLNVRNDGAHSPGFHKSASEFLVRERDILGVGVETVGTDAGQAGTFDPPFSNHAIMHGAGKFGLASLCNLDRVPPTGAVVIAAPLKIVDGSGSPVRVLAPVPG is encoded by the coding sequence GTGGCGAGCGTGTTGGGGCAGCTGGTCGAGGAGCTCAGGGCGCAACGGGTCAAGGTCGTGGATCTCACGCAACCGCTGGAGCCGGGAACACCCGTCATCGGTCTGCCGCCCATGTTCGGTCCATCCCCGCCGTTTTCCATGGACGCGATTTCTCGCTATGACGACCGGGGGCCGGCCTGGTACTGGAACACGGTGCACCTCGGGGAGCACACCGGAACGCACTTCGATGCGCCGATCCACTGGGTCACAGGCAAGGACCTACCCAACAACGCCTGCGACACGATTCCGGCCCGCAACTTCGTCGGCCCGGCGGTCGTGATCGATGTGACGGTCGAGGTCGAGCGCAATCAGGACTACTTGGTGATGCCCGCGCACATAGCGGCCTGGGAGGCGCGGTACGGCCGCATCCCCGCCGCGTCGTGGGTGCTACTGTACACGGCGTGGAGCAAGCGCCGCGACCCCAAGAAATTCCTCAATGTGCGTAACGACGGCGCACACAGCCCCGGTTTTCACAAGTCGGCGTCCGAATTCCTGGTCAGAGAACGGGATATCCTCGGGGTGGGTGTCGAGACGGTGGGGACCGATGCGGGCCAGGCCGGTACCTTCGACCCGCCCTTTTCCAACCACGCGATCATGCACGGGGCTGGAAAGTTCGGGCTGGCCAGCCTTTGCAATCTCGATCGAGTTCCGCCCACCGGCGCGGTGGTCATCGCGGCGCCGCTGAAGATCGTGGACGGGAGCGGGAGCCCGGTCCGGGTGCTGGCTCCTGTGCCGGGTTGA